The Virgibacillus siamensis sequence ATGAATCATAAGTAATCTGCTCACAATCAAGCATGATGTCATTTATTTGCACCACTGGAATCATCAACTGATATTTTTCCAGCCAATCATCCTTTGTATAAATATCCCTTTCCTCCATTTCAAAGGGATATTCAGGCCGCAATAAATCCAGCAATACTTTGGCATCATCACACAATGGACAGTTTTCCTTTGTATAAAATATTAATTTATGCATCAGTATACTCCTTTTTATTTTCGTTTTG is a genomic window containing:
- a CDS encoding glutaredoxin family protein, which codes for MHKLIFYTKENCPLCDDAKVLLDLLRPEYPFEMEERDIYTKDDWLEKYQLMIPVVQINDIMLDCEQITYDSLETALKKSN